A stretch of Sphingomonas sp. JUb134 DNA encodes these proteins:
- a CDS encoding thiamine pyrophosphate-dependent enzyme → MSEESLRPNLPPLALHVPEPRFRPGDPVDFAEVAIPPADAARRPDTSAPAAEFHELAYTLVRVLDEDNQAVGAWNPRLAPEVLRRMLRSMARTRAFDERMFRAQRQGKTSFYMKCTGEEAVAVAATLALDYEDMCFPSYRQQGILITRDYPLVEMMNQIYSNSGDKLHGKQLPIMYSARDTGFFSISGNLTTQYPQAVGWAMASAAKGDTRIAAAWCGEGSTAEGDFHSACTFAAVYRAPVIFNVVNNQWAISSFSGFAGAEATTFAARAIGYGIAGLRVDGNDALAVYAATKWAAERARTNQGPTLIEHFTYRAEGHSTSDDPSQYRSAEEATAWPLGDPIARLKAHLVAIGEWDDERHAAMDREVAEEVRAAQKEAEKNGVLGHGLHQPLDSLFDGVFEEMPWHLREQQAQMLAEEAASGRPWARK, encoded by the coding sequence GTGAGCGAAGAGTCGCTGCGACCCAATCTGCCGCCCCTGGCGCTGCACGTGCCGGAGCCCCGCTTCCGCCCCGGCGATCCCGTCGATTTCGCGGAGGTCGCCATCCCCCCCGCCGACGCGGCCCGCCGCCCCGACACCAGCGCGCCTGCGGCCGAGTTCCACGAGCTCGCCTACACGCTGGTGCGCGTGCTGGACGAGGACAACCAGGCTGTCGGCGCCTGGAACCCGCGCCTCGCGCCAGAGGTGCTGCGCCGCATGCTGCGCTCGATGGCCCGCACCCGCGCCTTCGACGAGCGCATGTTCCGCGCCCAGCGCCAAGGTAAGACCAGCTTCTACATGAAGTGCACCGGCGAGGAGGCGGTCGCCGTCGCCGCGACGCTGGCGCTCGACTATGAGGACATGTGCTTCCCCAGCTATCGCCAGCAGGGGATCCTCATCACCCGCGACTATCCGCTGGTCGAGATGATGAACCAGATCTACTCGAACAGCGGCGACAAGCTCCACGGCAAGCAGCTGCCGATCATGTATTCGGCACGCGACACCGGCTTCTTCTCGATCTCGGGCAACCTCACCACCCAATATCCGCAGGCTGTGGGCTGGGCGATGGCATCGGCGGCCAAGGGCGACACCCGCATCGCCGCCGCCTGGTGCGGGGAAGGATCGACCGCGGAGGGCGACTTCCACTCCGCCTGCACCTTTGCCGCCGTCTATCGCGCGCCCGTCATCTTCAACGTCGTCAACAACCAGTGGGCGATCTCCAGCTTCTCAGGGTTCGCGGGCGCCGAGGCGACGACCTTTGCCGCGCGCGCGATCGGCTATGGCATCGCCGGCCTGCGCGTCGATGGTAACGACGCGCTCGCGGTTTACGCCGCCACCAAATGGGCGGCCGAGCGCGCCCGCACCAACCAGGGGCCGACGCTGATCGAGCATTTCACCTATCGCGCCGAGGGGCACTCCACCTCCGACGATCCCTCGCAGTACCGCTCCGCCGAGGAAGCGACCGCCTGGCCGCTCGGCGATCCGATCGCCCGCCTGAAGGCGCACCTCGTCGCGATCGGCGAATGGGATGACGAACGCCACGCCGCGATGGACCGCGAGGTCGCCGAGGAAGTCCGCGCCGCGCAGAAGGAGGCCGAGAAGAACGGCGTGCTCGGCCACGGCCTGCACCAGCCGCTCGACAGCCTGTTCGACGGCGTGTTCGAGGAGATGCCCTGGCACCTGCGCGAGCAGCAGGCGCAGATGCTCGCCGAAGAGGCCGCCTCCGGCCGGCCGTGGGCGCGCAAGTGA
- a CDS encoding lysozyme inhibitor LprI family protein — protein sequence MAMLSTPLPTRGFGLALILLATACNGGGTAAPDNAATEPVPEAMATVAPVPTATAPVASPEPTATALPQKLPALDITEADVEAQLSPALEACLNSGDAAKGVSVAMGACVRDELAVQDARLNAAYKSAMAKRGPAEQAKLRVEERAWIKRRDAECEEQRTGGTIDMVEVPMCLLHETVRRRITLQPMAG from the coding sequence ATGGCCATGCTCTCCACCCCCCTCCCGACGCGCGGCTTCGGCCTGGCGCTGATCCTGCTCGCCACTGCCTGCAACGGCGGGGGTACGGCCGCACCCGACAATGCGGCGACGGAGCCTGTTCCCGAAGCGATGGCGACGGTCGCGCCGGTACCGACAGCCACCGCGCCCGTCGCTTCGCCCGAGCCGACCGCGACGGCCCTGCCGCAGAAGCTGCCGGCACTCGACATCACCGAGGCGGACGTCGAGGCGCAGCTTTCGCCCGCGTTGGAGGCGTGCCTGAACTCCGGCGATGCGGCCAAGGGCGTGTCGGTGGCGATGGGGGCGTGCGTGCGGGACGAACTGGCGGTGCAGGACGCGCGGCTGAACGCGGCCTACAAGTCGGCGATGGCCAAGCGTGGGCCGGCGGAGCAGGCGAAGCTGCGGGTCGAAGAGCGGGCCTGGATCAAGCGCCGTGACGCGGAGTGCGAAGAGCAGCGGACCGGCGGGACGATCGACATGGTCGAGGTGCCGATGTGCCTGCTGCACGAGACGGTGCGGCGGCGGATCACGCTGCAGCCGATGGCGGGCTGA
- a CDS encoding glycosyl hydrolase family 43, translated as MPATAQVAPGGPVTPYVDPAKAYLFAHMTKERYGVLYYSVSLDGFHWTRLNGGKPVSADYHGHASIAQGPDGRYYLVGNNSDEDPLIRFWVSDDLVRWKPFGTYRPDLKNIPGHPHAMQRIGAPKLLFDKPSRQFLLTWHTPNEDGNREDPERYWASQRTLYVQSPDLKTFAARPRRLFSWDMATIDTILQPDPRGGYCAVLKDERYPSYEWTTGKTIRISCAASLLGPYPLPGAPLSPNFREAPTLIRSPDDKDWLLFYEQYAGTSYGLSMAPTLQGPWYQVSGNSGVPEWNRYEMPAGTRHGSMLPISRRQYDALRAAFPAS; from the coding sequence ATGCCCGCAACCGCGCAGGTGGCGCCCGGCGGCCCCGTGACGCCATACGTCGATCCGGCGAAGGCATATCTCTTCGCCCACATGACCAAGGAACGCTACGGCGTCCTCTATTACTCGGTCAGCCTCGACGGTTTCCACTGGACCCGCCTCAACGGCGGCAAGCCCGTCTCTGCCGACTATCACGGCCACGCCTCGATCGCCCAGGGCCCCGACGGGCGCTACTATCTGGTCGGCAACAACAGCGACGAGGACCCCCTGATCCGCTTCTGGGTCTCCGACGACCTCGTCCGCTGGAAGCCGTTCGGCACCTACCGCCCCGACCTGAAGAACATCCCCGGCCACCCGCACGCCATGCAGCGCATCGGCGCGCCCAAGCTCCTGTTCGACAAGCCGTCGCGCCAGTTCCTGCTGACCTGGCACACCCCAAATGAGGACGGCAACCGTGAGGATCCGGAACGCTATTGGGCCAGCCAGCGCACGCTCTACGTCCAGTCCCCGGACCTCAAGACCTTCGCCGCCAGGCCCCGGCGCCTGTTCAGCTGGGACATGGCGACCATCGACACCATCCTCCAGCCCGATCCCCGCGGCGGATACTGCGCGGTCCTCAAGGACGAACGCTACCCGTCCTATGAATGGACCACCGGCAAGACGATCCGCATCAGCTGCGCCGCGAGCCTGCTCGGCCCCTATCCGCTCCCCGGCGCGCCGCTCAGCCCCAATTTCCGCGAGGCGCCGACGCTGATCCGTTCGCCCGACGACAAGGACTGGCTGCTCTTCTACGAACAATATGCCGGCACCAGCTACGGCCTCTCGATGGCGCCGACGCTGCAGGGGCCGTGGTACCAGGTGTCCGGCAACAGCGGCGTTCCCGAATGGAACCGCTACGAAATGCCCGCCGGCACCCGCCACGGATCGATGTTGCCGATCAGCCGCAGGCAGTATGACGCCCTGCGCGCCGCCTTCCCCGCAAGCTGA
- a CDS encoding aldose 1-epimerase family protein: MADRVEIGNGTLTAAIHPLGAELVSLRDAQGRELMTDADPAYWTGHAPILFPIVGRLAGDRYRLDGRDYPLPQHGFARRRSFTLAEQAADRVRFRLEDDAESREVYPFAFALDVTHALDGATLTTTVTVTNRDTRDLPASIGFHHAFAWPLPYGRPRDAHRLTFPEHEPASLASIEEGLIAPAPRPSPLQDRLLPLSDDLFTEDALVWQQLESQSLRYDAGEGPALEIGFPDTPMLGIWTKPGAAFVCVEPWHGIADPVGFTGEIWDKPGMMRVAPGATRSAVMSVTLLP, encoded by the coding sequence GTGGCTGATCGGGTGGAGATCGGCAACGGCACGCTCACGGCGGCGATCCACCCGCTGGGTGCCGAGCTCGTGTCGCTGCGCGATGCGCAAGGCCGTGAGCTGATGACCGATGCCGATCCCGCCTATTGGACCGGCCACGCGCCGATCCTGTTTCCGATCGTGGGCCGGCTGGCGGGCGACCGCTACCGGCTCGACGGCCGCGACTATCCGCTGCCCCAGCACGGCTTCGCCCGCCGCCGCAGCTTCACGCTCGCGGAGCAGGCAGCCGACCGCGTCCGCTTCCGGCTTGAGGACGATGCCGAGAGCCGCGAAGTCTACCCCTTCGCCTTCGCCCTCGACGTCACCCACGCGCTCGACGGCGCGACGCTCACCACCACCGTCACGGTCACCAACCGCGACACCCGCGACCTGCCGGCCAGCATCGGTTTCCACCACGCCTTCGCCTGGCCGCTTCCCTATGGCCGCCCGCGCGACGCCCACCGCCTCACCTTCCCGGAGCACGAGCCGGCAAGCCTCGCCTCAATCGAGGAAGGTCTGATCGCCCCCGCCCCACGCCCGAGCCCGCTCCAGGACCGCCTGCTGCCCCTCTCCGACGACCTCTTCACCGAGGATGCGCTCGTCTGGCAGCAGCTCGAAAGCCAGTCGCTCCGCTACGACGCCGGCGAAGGCCCTGCGCTCGAAATCGGCTTCCCCGACACCCCCATGCTCGGCATCTGGACCAAGCCCGGCGCCGCTTTCGTCTGCGTCGAGCCCTGGCACGGCATCGCCGATCCCGTCGGCTTCACCGGCGAGATCTGGGACAAGCCCGGCATGATGCGCGTGGCCCCCGGCGCTACCCGCAGTGCCGTCATGTCGGTGACGCTGCTGCCCTGA
- the pheT gene encoding phenylalanine--tRNA ligase subunit beta — protein MKFTLSWLREHLDTDAALDAILDGLTRVGLEVEGVENPAARLNGFRVARVLTAERHPQADKLQVLSVDAGDGPLQVVCGAPNARAGLVGVFGMPGAVVPANGMELRVAAIRGVESNGMMCSTRELELGEDHDGIIELPADAPVGTTFADYAGLDDPVIDVAITPNRQDCMGVRGIARDLAAAGLGTLRPLDAVIGGLPAIVPQGAGPDVSTQDAEGCPAFFAQTVAGVTNGPSPDWLQRRLTAVGQKPISALVDITNFVMLGLGRPLHVYDRAKLEGGLVARHATAGEQVLALNGKTYTLDGGETVIADNAAVHDIGGIMGGEHSGVSETTTDVLIECAYFTPETIARTGQKLALTSDARQRFERGVDPAFLDEGLAIATRLVLALCGGTPSEVTRAGEPPVAPRLVAYNPNLAETLGGLAVAPERQQEILERLGFVVDLEWNVVVPSWRRDIDGPADLVEEVIRIEGIDKVPSTPLPRPAGVARPTATPEQKLERRLRRSAAARGLNEAITWSFIAEDAAAPFGGGAWSLANPISEDMKVMRPSLLPGLLSAANRNLKRGATGVRLFEIGRRYLGEGERLTLGVVLAGEQRSRGWQAGKAAAFDAFDAKAEALALLEAAGAPVANLQVMDGAGDAYHPGQSATLRLGPKTVLAAFGTLHPRIAKAFDLSGSVVAVELFLDALPGKRGTGFMRPAYAPPALQAVTRDFAFLVPATVSGDALVRAVRGADKAAIVDARLFDVFTGAGVDEGMKSLAIEVTLQPGDKSFTDAEIKGVADKVVAAAAKLGATLRG, from the coding sequence ATGAAGTTCACCCTTTCCTGGCTGCGCGAGCACCTCGACACCGACGCCGCGCTCGACGCGATCCTCGACGGCCTGACCCGCGTCGGGCTTGAGGTCGAAGGCGTCGAGAACCCGGCCGCGCGCCTCAACGGCTTCCGCGTCGCCCGCGTCCTCACCGCCGAGCGCCATCCCCAGGCCGACAAGCTCCAGGTGCTGTCGGTCGATGCCGGCGACGGCCCGCTCCAGGTCGTCTGCGGCGCGCCCAACGCGCGCGCCGGCCTGGTGGGCGTGTTCGGCATGCCGGGCGCGGTGGTCCCCGCCAACGGCATGGAGCTGCGCGTCGCCGCCATCCGCGGTGTCGAATCCAACGGCATGATGTGCTCGACGCGCGAGCTCGAGCTCGGCGAGGACCATGACGGCATCATCGAGCTGCCGGCCGATGCGCCGGTGGGCACGACCTTTGCCGACTATGCCGGCCTTGACGATCCCGTCATCGACGTGGCGATCACGCCCAACCGCCAGGATTGCATGGGCGTGCGCGGCATCGCCCGCGACCTCGCCGCCGCCGGCCTCGGCACGCTGCGCCCGCTCGACGCGGTGATCGGCGGACTGCCCGCGATCGTGCCGCAGGGCGCCGGCCCCGACGTGTCCACCCAGGACGCAGAGGGCTGCCCCGCCTTCTTCGCCCAGACCGTCGCCGGCGTCACCAACGGCCCCTCGCCCGACTGGCTGCAGCGCCGGCTGACCGCAGTCGGCCAGAAGCCGATCTCGGCGCTGGTCGACATCACCAACTTCGTCATGCTCGGCCTCGGCCGCCCGCTGCACGTCTATGACCGCGCCAAGCTCGAGGGCGGTCTGGTCGCTCGGCATGCGACCGCGGGCGAGCAGGTGCTGGCGCTTAACGGCAAGACCTACACGCTCGACGGCGGCGAGACCGTGATCGCCGACAATGCCGCCGTGCACGACATCGGCGGCATCATGGGCGGCGAGCATTCGGGCGTGTCGGAGACGACCACCGACGTGCTGATCGAGTGCGCCTATTTCACGCCGGAGACGATCGCCCGCACCGGCCAGAAGCTCGCGCTCACCTCCGACGCGCGCCAGCGCTTCGAGCGCGGCGTCGATCCCGCCTTCCTCGACGAGGGGCTGGCGATCGCCACCCGCCTGGTGCTCGCCCTTTGCGGCGGCACCCCGAGCGAAGTCACCCGCGCCGGCGAGCCGCCGGTTGCGCCGCGCCTCGTCGCCTATAACCCGAACCTCGCCGAGACGCTCGGCGGTCTCGCGGTCGCGCCCGAGCGTCAGCAGGAGATCCTCGAACGCCTCGGCTTCGTGGTGGATCTGGAATGGAACGTGGTGGTGCCGAGCTGGCGCCGCGACATCGACGGCCCGGCCGACCTGGTCGAGGAAGTGATCCGCATCGAGGGCATCGACAAGGTCCCCTCGACGCCGCTGCCCCGCCCCGCCGGCGTCGCCCGCCCGACAGCCACGCCCGAGCAGAAGCTGGAGCGTCGCCTGCGCCGCTCGGCCGCTGCGCGCGGGCTCAACGAGGCGATCACCTGGAGCTTCATCGCCGAGGATGCGGCCGCACCCTTCGGCGGCGGCGCCTGGAGCCTCGCAAACCCGATCAGCGAGGACATGAAGGTCATGCGCCCCTCGCTGCTCCCGGGGCTGCTGTCGGCTGCGAACCGCAACCTCAAGCGCGGCGCCACCGGCGTACGGCTGTTCGAGATCGGCCGCCGCTACCTGGGCGAAGGCGAACGCCTGACGCTCGGCGTCGTCCTCGCCGGCGAGCAGCGCAGCCGCGGCTGGCAGGCGGGCAAGGCAGCCGCCTTCGACGCGTTCGATGCCAAGGCCGAAGCGCTCGCGCTGCTGGAGGCCGCCGGTGCGCCGGTCGCCAACCTCCAGGTCATGGACGGTGCGGGCGATGCCTATCACCCCGGCCAGTCCGCGACGCTGCGGCTCGGGCCGAAGACGGTGCTCGCCGCCTTCGGCACGCTCCACCCGCGCATCGCGAAGGCATTCGACCTCTCGGGCTCCGTCGTCGCAGTCGAGCTGTTCCTGGACGCGCTGCCGGGCAAGCGCGGCACCGGCTTCATGCGCCCGGCCTATGCGCCGCCAGCCTTGCAGGCGGTGACGCGCGACTTCGCCTTCCTGGTCCCCGCCACCGTGAGCGGCGACGCGCTGGTGCGCGCCGTGCGCGGTGCGGACAAGGCCGCGATCGTCGACGCGCGCCTGTTCGACGTCTTCACCGGCGCCGGGGTCGACGAAGGCATGAAGTCGCTCGCGATCGAAGTCACGCTCCAGCCGGGCGACAAGAGCTTCACCGATGCGGAGATCAAGGGCGTGGCCGACAAGGTCGTCGCCGCCGCCGCCAAGCTGGGAGCCACCTTGCGTGGCTGA
- the pheS gene encoding phenylalanine--tRNA ligase subunit alpha: MTTDLEQLRADLLAAIDAAAGLDALEAVRVHALGKQGAVTGLLKTLGGMTPEQRQAEGPRIHSLRESVTEAIATRKAGLEQAALDARLASETLDMTLPVDRVAPGSVHPVSQVMDELAEIFADLGFAVATGPEIEDDWHNFTALNIPETHPARAMHDTFYLAGEHERPMVLRTHTSPVQIRTMLSQKPPIRIIAPGRVYRSDSDATHTPMFHQIEGLVIDKGITLAHLKWTLETFLKAFFEREDIVLRLRPSYFPFTEPSAEVDIGYTMQKGKRVVGGSEGWMEVLGSGMVHPKVIAACGLDPDEYQGFAFGTGVDRLTMLKYGMDDLRPFFDGDLRWLKHYGFSALDVPTLSGGVGA, from the coding sequence ATGACCACCGATCTCGAACAATTGCGAGCCGACCTGCTGGCGGCGATCGACGCGGCCGCCGGGCTCGACGCGCTGGAGGCGGTGCGCGTTCACGCGCTCGGCAAGCAGGGCGCCGTCACCGGCCTCCTCAAGACGCTCGGTGGCATGACCCCCGAGCAGCGCCAGGCCGAAGGCCCGCGCATCCATAGCTTGCGCGAGTCGGTGACGGAGGCGATCGCCACCCGCAAGGCCGGGCTGGAGCAGGCCGCCCTCGACGCCCGCCTCGCCTCCGAGACGCTCGACATGACCCTGCCGGTCGACCGCGTTGCTCCCGGCAGCGTCCACCCGGTCAGCCAGGTCATGGACGAGCTCGCCGAGATCTTCGCCGACCTCGGCTTCGCGGTCGCGACCGGTCCCGAGATCGAGGACGACTGGCACAATTTCACCGCGCTCAACATTCCGGAGACGCATCCGGCGCGCGCGATGCACGACACCTTCTACCTCGCCGGCGAGCACGAACGGCCGATGGTGCTGCGCACGCATACCTCGCCCGTGCAGATCCGCACCATGCTGTCGCAGAAGCCGCCGATCCGCATCATCGCGCCCGGCCGCGTCTATCGCTCGGACAGCGACGCCACCCACACGCCGATGTTCCACCAGATCGAAGGACTGGTGATCGACAAGGGCATCACGCTTGCCCACCTCAAATGGACGCTGGAGACCTTCCTCAAGGCGTTCTTCGAGCGCGAGGACATCGTCCTGCGCCTGCGCCCCAGCTACTTCCCCTTCACCGAGCCTTCGGCGGAGGTCGACATCGGCTACACCATGCAGAAGGGCAAGCGCGTGGTCGGCGGATCGGAAGGCTGGATGGAGGTGCTGGGCTCCGGCATGGTCCATCCCAAGGTGATCGCCGCCTGCGGCCTCGACCCGGACGAATACCAGGGCTTCGCCTTCGGCACCGGCGTCGACCGGCTGACGATGCTCAAATACGGCATGGACGACCTGCGCCCGTTCTTCGACGGCGACCTGCGCTGGCTGAAGCACTATGGCTTCTCGGCGCTTGACGTGCCCACGCTGTCGGGGGGAGTGGGCGCATGA
- a CDS encoding LysE family translocator: protein MAMHLWWLYVTAVFLIAGTPGPNMLHVMVQSIHHGPRRAVFSMAGLMSAVLLCLVASALGLGALLQASPRLYGALRFAGAAYLIWLGIKAWRAPVSGAAKAEGFPRSRPGGLYVAGLGTGLSNPKLIVFAAALFPQFLDPTRPFWLQLAILVATFVVIEGGWYAAYALGGRSLARWLAPPRRQRLFNRATGSLFIGFGGLLLAARA from the coding sequence ATGGCGATGCACCTCTGGTGGCTCTACGTCACCGCCGTGTTCCTGATCGCGGGCACCCCCGGTCCCAACATGCTGCACGTCATGGTGCAGAGCATCCACCACGGCCCGCGCCGCGCAGTCTTCTCGATGGCCGGGCTGATGAGCGCAGTGCTGCTGTGCCTGGTCGCCTCGGCGCTCGGGCTGGGCGCGCTGCTCCAGGCCTCGCCGCGGCTCTATGGTGCGCTGCGCTTCGCCGGCGCCGCCTATCTGATCTGGCTGGGGATCAAGGCCTGGCGGGCCCCCGTGTCCGGTGCCGCGAAGGCGGAAGGCTTCCCCCGCAGTCGCCCGGGCGGGCTCTATGTCGCCGGCCTCGGCACCGGTCTCTCCAATCCGAAGCTGATTGTCTTCGCCGCGGCCCTGTTCCCGCAGTTCCTCGACCCGACACGCCCCTTCTGGCTGCAGCTCGCGATTCTCGTCGCGACCTTCGTGGTGATCGAGGGCGGCTGGTACGCCGCCTATGCGCTGGGCGGCCGCTCGCTCGCCCGCTGGCTGGCGCCGCCGCGGCGGCAGCGGCTGTTCAACCGTGCGACGGGGTCGCTGTTCATCGGCTTCGGTGGCCTTCTGCTCGCCGCCCGAGCCTGA
- the rplT gene encoding 50S ribosomal protein L20: MARIKRGTTTRTKHKRILDQAKGYYGRRKNTIRIARQAVEKAGQYAYRDRKVKKRTFRGLWIQRINAGVRAEGLTYSQFMHGLKLAGIQLDRKVLADIAMHEGEAFTAIVAQAKAALPQAA, from the coding sequence ATGGCACGTATCAAGCGCGGCACCACGACCCGCACCAAGCACAAGCGTATTCTGGATCAGGCGAAGGGCTATTATGGCCGTCGCAAGAACACGATCCGCATCGCACGTCAGGCCGTCGAAAAGGCCGGTCAGTACGCCTACCGCGACCGCAAGGTTAAGAAGCGGACGTTCCGCGGCCTCTGGATCCAGCGCATCAACGCCGGCGTCCGGGCCGAGGGCCTGACCTATTCGCAGTTCATGCACGGCCTGAAGCTCGCCGGCATCCAGCTGGACCGCAAGGTCCTGGCGGATATCGCGATGCACGAAGGTGAGGCATTTACCGCCATCGTCGCTCAGGCGAAGGCGGCGCTGCCCCAGGCCGCCTAA
- the rpmI gene encoding 50S ribosomal protein L35, with product MPKLKTKSGVKKRFKFTATGKVKHGVAGKRHRLISHNAKYIRQNRGTSVLADADVAHVKAWAPYGLR from the coding sequence ATGCCCAAGCTCAAGACCAAGAGCGGCGTGAAGAAGCGCTTCAAGTTTACCGCCACCGGCAAGGTGAAGCACGGCGTCGCCGGCAAGCGCCACCGCCTGATCAGCCACAATGCCAAGTACATCCGCCAGAACCGCGGCACCTCGGTGCTCGCCGACGCCGACGTCGCACACGTCAAGGCGTGGGCGCCCTACGGTCTGCGCTAA
- a CDS encoding AsmA family protein, whose product MADRELPPVADQAPPPPAGTPAAPPRRGRPRWLTILLRVVLGIFIALFLVWAILFITKGRFLKGTFEKIASSSAERQVRVAGDFQFYFNPINLKFLAEGLTVSNPAWAGGGNFLEARKFDAQIATFTFLFGQRRINWLGLDGARVDLAWDADHRRNTWTFGDPNAKGEPFDMPVIRQAAVSNSGLRYSDPSMRILANVRFRTVEARDSKVANAVRFDGDGRARGIPFTLTGALLSPNAALAGGQTQLALTVRAVDAVGTVTGTLPEPTVIEGSDLKVDLRGRNLANLFEVFGLTVPDTRRYHLASALTKRGEEWRFTGLRGTFGDSDLSGAFSVFQREPRMYLTADLATRRLDMIDVAPFIGYNPDRLDKQGKAGTVTRVGGTPRLLPDTPLNVDALKNFDAKVNWTVRQVRSENVPISNIKLGLSLDDRLLKLSPLNFTMARGTVLSDISINARRAPVFTDYDIRLTPTPMGRLLAGFGVAEAGTSGTISARVKMTGSGNSVHDSLASSNGRIAFIMPKGSFWTRNIQLSEIDVGTFIQKMFEDKLKEPVQINCGLIGFTVRNGVAAADPILIDTQKNVMLGRGGFSFKTEAIDLAFRADSKKFSLFAGQSPVGINGYFAEPGFDVISPELVGRAGIGLGLAAVATPIGGLLAFVDVGDAKSAACGPILAGATAKAQRTTKGKPRDDVGAGTTSKDEDGKASGEEKKKQRKKFLGIF is encoded by the coding sequence ATGGCTGATCGCGAACTGCCCCCCGTCGCGGACCAAGCGCCGCCCCCGCCCGCCGGAACTCCGGCGGCGCCGCCGCGACGCGGGCGGCCGCGCTGGCTCACCATCCTGCTGCGGGTGGTGCTCGGCATCTTCATCGCCTTGTTCCTGGTGTGGGCGATCCTGTTCATCACCAAGGGACGCTTCCTGAAGGGGACCTTCGAGAAGATCGCGTCGAGCTCGGCCGAGCGGCAGGTACGGGTAGCGGGCGATTTCCAGTTCTATTTCAATCCGATCAACCTGAAGTTCCTGGCGGAGGGGCTGACCGTCTCCAATCCCGCCTGGGCGGGCGGCGGCAATTTCCTGGAGGCGCGCAAGTTCGACGCGCAGATCGCGACCTTCACCTTCCTGTTTGGGCAGAGGCGGATCAACTGGCTGGGGCTGGACGGCGCGCGCGTCGATCTCGCCTGGGACGCCGACCACCGCCGCAACACCTGGACCTTCGGCGACCCCAACGCCAAGGGCGAGCCGTTCGACATGCCGGTGATCCGCCAGGCGGCGGTGAGCAACTCGGGACTGCGCTACAGCGATCCGTCGATGCGGATCCTCGCCAACGTTCGCTTCCGCACGGTGGAGGCGCGCGACAGCAAGGTCGCGAACGCCGTGCGGTTCGACGGCGATGGGCGTGCGCGCGGCATTCCGTTCACGCTGACCGGCGCGCTTCTGTCGCCGAATGCGGCGCTGGCGGGTGGGCAGACGCAGCTGGCGCTGACCGTGCGGGCGGTCGATGCGGTGGGCACCGTCACCGGTACGCTGCCCGAGCCGACCGTGATCGAGGGATCGGACCTGAAGGTCGACCTGCGCGGCCGCAACCTGGCGAACCTGTTCGAGGTGTTCGGGCTGACCGTGCCCGACACGCGGCGCTACCATCTCGCCTCCGCGCTCACCAAGCGAGGCGAGGAGTGGCGCTTCACGGGGCTGCGCGGCACGTTCGGCGACAGTGATCTGAGCGGCGCGTTCAGCGTGTTCCAGCGCGAGCCGCGCATGTATTTGACCGCCGACCTCGCCACCCGCCGGCTGGACATGATCGATGTCGCGCCCTTCATCGGCTACAATCCCGACCGGCTGGACAAGCAGGGCAAGGCGGGCACAGTGACGCGGGTCGGCGGCACGCCTCGGCTGCTGCCGGACACGCCGCTCAACGTCGACGCGCTCAAGAACTTCGACGCCAAGGTCAACTGGACGGTGCGGCAGGTGCGGTCGGAGAACGTGCCGATCTCCAACATCAAGCTGGGGCTGTCGCTCGACGACCGGCTGCTCAAGCTCTCGCCGCTCAACTTCACCATGGCGCGCGGCACGGTGCTGTCGGACATCAGCATCAACGCGCGCCGGGCGCCGGTCTTCACCGACTATGACATCCGCCTGACGCCGACGCCGATGGGCAGGCTGCTCGCGGGCTTCGGCGTGGCGGAGGCGGGCACCAGCGGCACGATTTCGGCGCGCGTGAAGATGACGGGCAGCGGCAACAGCGTGCACGACTCGCTGGCGAGCTCCAACGGGCGCATCGCCTTCATCATGCCCAAGGGCAGCTTCTGGACGCGCAACATCCAGCTGTCGGAAATCGACGTCGGCACGTTCATCCAGAAGATGTTCGAGGACAAACTGAAGGAGCCGGTGCAGATCAACTGCGGGCTGATCGGCTTCACGGTGCGCAACGGCGTGGCGGCGGCCGACCCAATCCTGATCGACACGCAGAAGAACGTCATGCTCGGCCGCGGTGGCTTCAGCTTCAAAACCGAGGCGATCGACCTGGCGTTCCGGGCGGACTCCAAGAAGTTCTCGCTGTTCGCGGGCCAGTCGCCGGTCGGGATCAACGGCTATTTCGCGGAGCCGGGCTTCGACGTGATCAGCCCGGAGCTGGTCGGGCGCGCGGGCATCGGCCTGGGGCTGGCGGCGGTGGCGACCCCGATCGGCGGGCTGCTCGCCTTTGTCGACGTGGGCGATGCCAAGTCCGCCGCGTGCGGGCCCATCCTCGCCGGCGCCACTGCCAAGGCGCAGCGTACCACCAAGGGCAAGCCGCGCGACGACGTCGGCGCGGGCACCACGTCGAAGGACGAGGACGGCAAGGCCTCGGGCGAGGAGAAGAAGAAGCAGCGCAAGAAGTTCCTGGGGATCTTCTGA